In Gimesia chilikensis, one DNA window encodes the following:
- a CDS encoding MOSC domain-containing protein, with amino-acid sequence MWTLSRIALYPVKSLDPVFVEQAEVLPGGGLAWDRQFALFDANGEVINAKKQARIQQIRASFDLAGQTITVSASDRDLAAAQFALSENQSGLAAWFSDYFDQRVTLKENRTTGFPDDLEASGPTIISTQTYEEVARWFPGITVDELRLRFRANLEFAGDLPFCEDRLYNPLDPPVLFRAGAVTFAGSNPCKRCVVPSRVPTTGQTDAQFMKTFIRKREETFPSWGELSLFRNMYRLAVNTRLHELPEGQPPQIQCGDTLEILSR; translated from the coding sequence ATGTGGACTCTCTCTCGCATCGCCTTGTATCCAGTGAAATCGCTCGACCCGGTGTTTGTTGAACAGGCCGAAGTACTCCCCGGAGGAGGCCTGGCCTGGGATCGTCAGTTTGCACTGTTTGATGCGAACGGAGAGGTCATCAATGCAAAAAAGCAGGCTCGCATTCAACAGATCCGGGCCAGTTTCGATCTCGCCGGGCAGACGATCACTGTTTCCGCGTCTGACCGCGATCTCGCCGCGGCGCAGTTCGCGCTCTCCGAAAACCAGTCCGGGCTTGCAGCGTGGTTCAGCGATTATTTCGATCAGCGCGTGACACTGAAAGAGAACCGCACCACCGGCTTTCCCGACGATCTCGAAGCCTCGGGGCCGACAATCATCAGCACGCAGACGTATGAAGAAGTCGCCCGCTGGTTCCCCGGCATCACAGTCGATGAACTGCGGCTGCGATTCCGGGCCAACCTGGAATTCGCGGGGGACCTCCCCTTCTGTGAAGATCGGCTCTATAATCCCCTGGATCCGCCGGTGCTGTTCCGGGCAGGAGCAGTGACGTTCGCCGGTTCGAACCCTTGCAAGCGGTGCGTGGTTCCCTCGCGTGTGCCGACGACAGGCCAGACCGATGCCCAGTTCATGAAAACGTTCATTCGGAAACGGGAGGAAACATTCCCCTCCTGGGGGGAGCTGTCACTGTTCCGAAACATGTATCGGCTGGCGGTCAACACGCGTCTGCATGAGCTGCCCGAGGGTCAACCGCCGCAAATTCAGTGCGGTGACACACTGGAAATTCTTTCCCGATAG